DNA sequence from the Oryza brachyantha chromosome 5, ObraRS2, whole genome shotgun sequence genome:
AGAGGGAGGAGAGATTTGGAATTGGCACGTTCGGAAGTTCGAGGGAACTTTTGCTCTACTTTCGGGGAGAACTGCCAGAGGGTTGATTGGTATGTATATACAATGGCTTAAAGACTTTAACCTATGCCTTGGCCTAGCTCTTTGTTTGACTATCTTCCTACTAAATCAGGAGCAGTTTTGGTGCTAATTCTGATTTCCTTCGTCAATTCCTGTTCTTCTTCAATGCAAAGAAAGATAGCGACATTGCTATGCTCTATCAAGTCTGCAATTTGCTGTTAGAGTATGTCAAACATGGTGGTAAGTACCAATGTACCATACACCCAATTGCAACTGtactcctaattttttttactatgtgcaaaatattttgtcaTGCTGTTTTAGGACCTAAGGTGCCCCCATAGCATGTATGCTTGTTTTTAGTGCTATGGGGATATTAAATCTACATATATTAACCAGTGAAGATTTAATTCTAATTGTCAATTTAGTGTATTTTTATCCCTATATGATACTGCCATACGAGTGTCATATCCTCAAATTATCATTTGGTGCCTTATTCTGGTGATCATCTTCTTACTCTCTTTGCCATGACCTGACTTGTctgtttctatatttttcagtgttaTCTGAATGATGTTAAGGAACCTTTAGATTGTTtgatttcatttacaaattcaTGAGGCTTTTGAGGTTTCTAGGTTGTGAGATATTTGTTATGGCTTGTGCTCTTGTACTTATGGAGGGCCTTTTAACATGATATTACTTTTCAGTATTTTTCATGGCATTGAGTGTAATTACattccattttcttttaggGGATGTTCTAAAACTCTTTGGTGGCATAAATTACTCCTCAGTGGAACCTCTTGTGGTTCACAGGGTTAAAAAACTTGCACTCGTTTGTGCACAGACTGTACATCAGAAGAGGTGAGTTCATGTAGTAAACTGATACAGGTTGTTTCTATTCTTGTTTTTGACTGTGTGACgcagatatattttttaattgtctaGTTTGATAAAGATTACTTGTATACCACTATTGCTTGTATTATGAAGTTTCTGCGGTAGAGCCtggtaaacaaaatttaatgaaacattTAGTTGTGTGTTCTATTAAGGTTTTATCTTGAGATACATGTTCAATTGAATGGACTTATTTTCGTGAAACATTGAATTATAAAATCTCACTTGGGGGATTTCCACTTTTTCTTAATGTTAACTTTTGTTTTGCGGTGTcagtaaatgaaaaatttatcGAAGATGTGTTGCAGTTGTTGATTTTGCTATTCTGCATTCTCccttgatttttatattttacctttttttccctttaatAGTTACGTAGCCCATGCCCAGCAGATTTTAATCTCTCAAcatccatgatccatgatAAAATGAGTGTTTGACTTATTACATTTTCATAGGCATGATTGGGGCAGTCAACTTTTGATGCCGTCAGAAAGCACACCAAAGCTTTCTGCTTCATTACTCGAAACTGTCGCTTGCTTGATAAATCCCAAGCTTCCATGGAACTGCAAGGTAGTTGGATATCTTCAGCGGAAGAAGATCTATTGCTTATTTAGAGGGATTATTGTGTCCATACCGGTAAGTTATGTTTCTATATTACAGATTTGTATTTGTATACTACCAGGGCCTGTACCTTTTAGATTACTTTATGACCAAAATGAATTAATGAGTGACAAGTCCACTTTCTTTTGAAGATTTACCTTTCTTGTTGCTCGACTCTAATGTTATAAAATCATTGGTCTCGTCTCCAAGAGAATTATTTTTCTGGAACAATGATGCTTTCCTTCTGTAACACCTTTGGTGTACATCCAACTCATGCAACCCTTTATGCAAAATGTTGATGGGAGTCTTCTTGTCATTATGGACTTGGTGTACCCAGGGTGTTACACATTATCCATCCATAAGTAACTGACAAAACTGTTTTCATGAATCAATAGTCATATGAGGAGCTCCTGATCAAATGTCCTGACTGTACTTGAAAACCTACAACTTCACATTAtgcatttataatatttacgTACAGGGTTTTGTGCACTTCAAAATTCTATATcaactctatatatataacgaAAGTGAAATCGCCTTAGTTTACAACTTTGTACTAGTTTTCTGAACATAGATACTTTCTTCATCTGAGACTATCTTAATACTGAGAGTTCAGTGCTCATGCCTAATAAGATGTAGGCTAAACTTATCTATTTCCTCAGAAAGTGTATTTATCGATGGATGGGCTAACATTCAAATTATCCTCATTGACAGACACATGCACCTAACACCTGTTAATGTATAAAAATCTGTAATTTCTATGATTTCCACATGGCAATGAGTGTTTCAAATGTGCTCTCATTTTATACAACTTCCAGTTAGCATATCTTCCTGTATCAAACAGTCCTTGTGTAAGCTGATTGAATCTTAGTAATCTTAGCAATGAACCGTGCTATGGAAGTCTATACTCAATTATAcatattctgttttttttaatctttacgAATTGATGAACATGGTAAAATCTTTATGATGTCAATGAGTTTTTTGTGTGATTATGATTCAGCAAACTGCAAGAAATTTGGAGCATCATAACAATACATCTGCCCTGGAGCAAGTTCTCATGCTTACTGCTTCACATATTGGCCATGATCCGTGTTGTTGTCCAGTAGTTGATCCAAGATGGAGTTTCTCCTCTCAGCTTCTCTCAATTCCTTTCCTCTGGCATCGTTTGCCACATTTCAAGAaggtgaatattttttttattatcatttttcTGAACATATTCATGTCTGGGAAATATAGAAGTTGCAAAATGTTTTGTTCAGTAAATCCTAGCTTGAATTTGAGATTTCCTATCAGACCCAGTGCTTTAAAATGGATTGACATTGTTTCCcattaattaaaaagttttGATTCTTAggagtttgtttaaataattagGCACATAGCCAATTATTGCATAGGTGGTATATCTCAGTATCTGATCATTGTTACTTATTACTTCAGGTTTTCTCAGCTAATGGACTCAGCAAATATTATATCCATCAGATAGCTTGCTTTTTGCCTAGCTGTGCTGATGTTCTTCCAAATGATATATCATCTAATCATCCAGGTTATGCATGCGTTCTTGCAAATGTCCTTGAAGCTGCAACCTGGATCTTGTCTGAACCAAAGTTTGCTTCTGAAACAGTATGTTTTTAGATCTCTTCCACCTTTCAAGTTGTCACCCTTCTTGAACAGTCAGTTGTTTATGTATAAAAACTGCATAGAGGGGATTGTTGCTCCTCCTTCCATTCCAACAATCGTCGTGCATGTTCAATtctcattccatcttcaaatTAAGTTCTATAGTTCTATGATGCGTGCATTTTTTCATTGATTGGCCCATACATGCATGAAAAAGGCTATTGATTGGCTGTATGAAACtaatattattgattttttttcttgataaatAGTTTCATACTAGTGTAATTTTCTTGGACATGCAACTTGTCATCTCGTTTGCACTTTCTTCTGGATGTTCATTTGTGTATACTTGAAGCCTTAGAATGCACATTAATTTTTGGTTATGACCATCTTACGTATGTTTTATTGTGAAACCAGGCATCTGACATCATTGCTGTCTGTACATCACTGCTGGACTCGTTGCCAACCATCACATCACCTACCGGAAGTAAGTGTCCAGCCAGTAAAAATGCTCCCATCATTTGCCCCTATGGCTGGCTAATATCATGTAGCAAAAACTATTGCCATTTGCTTTTATCAGAGGTTCTTGTGATAGTGAGAAACACTTTCAACATACCAAGCTGCCTCTTTAGAGTCTAAGTAATAATTCACCCGCAGAAGTTTGCTGGAGGCATGCTTATGTGGCTGAATATTTGTTCCTCATAGTTCTTTTTTAGTATCTAGTGTAAGTTGTATCCTTTTAATGTGTGTGCAGGGGTAGATGACGAGGATGACACACCCATGGATGATGTCATAAATGGTCTTGATGCTGATTTGGAAAGACAAATAACTGCAGCAATTGATTCAAGGTTGCTTCAACATTTGGTATGCAATCTCTTTCTGGACAAGATTACTGGACTCCATATTATTGTTGCTACTGTCTGACAGCTACTTGTATCATGCATAGGTGAATGCTTTGTTCAAAGGTACATTGAGTACAAACTATTCTGATCCAACTGGACCATCAGATGTCGAGGTGGAAGCTGTTGGATCTATATGTGCTTTTCTTCATGTCACATTCAACACATTGCCTGCTGAGCGGATTATGACTGGACTAGCATACCGGACTGAAATAGTTCCTGCATTGTGGAACTTCATAAAGCGATGTAATGAGAACCAAAGTTGGCCACAATTTTCCAAGTTCGTCCCTTCTCTGCCTGCAGATGCTGTGGGTTGGCTCCTGCCTGTATCTGTGTTCTGTCCCATATACAAGTAAGCCATATTATTTCATATCGACAAATTTGTCTGGTTATGTCTAATATATTTGTTGTATTTGATGTGTTTCTTGAGCCTTTCTTCTCAAGCAGCTATATGTCTATAGTGTGTGAAATTTGAATCTATTCTACGAGGTTATATCTTATATAGATTGTTATTTTACCATTTATCAGGCACATGCTGAAGATAATTGATAATGGGGAATTCTATGAACAAGAGAAACCTTTGTCACTTAAAGATTTGAAGTCCCTGGTTTTAATTCTAAAGAAGGTATGCATAAGACAATACCATCACTATGCTATTATTACCCACATACTTGATCTGTTGTATTTTGTAAACATTAAAGCTGCAAACTAGTTGTTGTATTCCTCTCATATTTGCTGGTGATGATTGGTAACTTTAGTCTTTAGTGAAAATTCTATTGTTATTTGtggtttattttcttaatattttacaaGTTAGCTACTTTCAGAATGGTACCATGTAGTAAAATATAGAGAGCAGATGCCTGAGTTATTATTTCGAGTAAAATACATGGCCGATCCTTAAACTTGGGAGCGGATGTAATCTAGGcccataaacttaaaaattgcatatctagGTCCTTAAATTTGGGAACAAATGTCATTTATGTTcgtaaacttttaaattatacATATAGGTCCACCATCTTggtttaataaattatagttGGTCCAAACTTCATTTGACTGAAGTTGACCGCGGATGTGGCATTCCACGTAGGTACTACATTTGCAAACAACCCCGTCCGAGGTCAACTTCAGTCAAATGAGATTTGGACAGGTTATGCTTCATTAAACCAAGATGTGGACCTAGATGtgcaatttaaaagtttacgGACTAAATGACATCCGCTCCCAAGTTTAAGGACCTAGATGtgcaatttttaagtttatggacctagatgacatcCGCTCTCAAGTTTAAGAACCaaccatgtattttactctattattttcatcatattttgttttttgttctcTAATGCTTGAGTTAAACTCTCGTATATTGCATCCACTTTTATATAGGTTTGTCTTATATGATTTAATTACATGATCTTAGCTTATGTTGCATTTGCTGCTTTGATTGCCCATCTAATTTTGAGCTCTTCATAAATCATAATACATTATCCCACTGTTGCACTCACATGGTTATAATCTCAATTTTCAGGCTTTATGGGAACTACTATGGGTTATTCCTGCACATGCCTCTCCTGCTAAGAAAGTGCTACCCAGCCCTTCTGGACTTAAGAAGTTGTCAATTGAGAATGTCAAGATTGGGGCAAGGATTGGTTTATCCGAACTACTTGCACAGGTGGATATTTTGTCTTGATGTACTGTATTAGTTTTCTAGTTTCATTTCCATAGGTCATTTTGGTTCAAACTAGCGCAAAATGCCTAACTGAGACCTGCATGATATCTTCCATGAACAACTCCAGTTTTACCCAACTGAGTCCCCTAGTGTCCATGGAAAGGAGTCGACCAAATGGAAAGTGTGCTAGCTTGTAGGCAATGAGCTTGATGATGCTTTCTCCATGTGAACTTCGCCTTTTTTACTGTCAAACTTAACCACTGTTGTTTATCTTTTAGGGTGTTTTATTCAACATTGTGAATCTTTACAAAATGCTTTTGTTAACAATGTGACTCATCAATATTTTTGCTGGCTATGTTCTGTTGATTATTTCCTGGAAGTAGTTTGtgctccatatatatatatataatttgttggaGGAAGACTACTAAACCTGGTACTCCATTGCAGTTGCAAGATTGGAACAACAGGCTCCCATTCACTTCTTCTAATGATTTCTATTCGCAACAAGCAACTAGTGAAAATTTTGTCTCTCAGGTAGTGAACTTCTATgctgtttaattaattcaaataactttaagcaGCATATTTTCTCATAACACTGTTTACATGTTTTTCAGGCTCTACTTGGCAATACTAGAGCATCGGAAATTATAAAACTGGCTCCCTTCTTAGCACCTTTTACCAGCAGAGTTAAAATATTCACTGTATGTTGTTTAAATAGTGATAAGATTGGTACATCTTTTGGGATAATGCTTTACATGTTTCTCTATATGTGCAGTCACAATTGGTAAATTCTAGACAATTGACAACATCACATTCTGCGTTGACAAGACATCGATTCAAAATAAGAAGAAATCGACTTCTGGAAGACGCTTTTGATCAGCTAAGCATGCTTTCTGAAGAAGACCTTAAAGGACCGGTATGCTTATTATTTCTTTCATCTCTATTCTTTGTTGATCAAAACTCATGTAGGAACATTGTTTAATGTTTCAACAAAACATCGTCATTCTTATAGATTCGAGTGGTGTTTGTTAATGAGCATGGTGTTGAAGAGGCTGGGATTGATGGAGGTGGAATTTTCAAGGATTTCATGGAAAATATCACTCGAGCTGCTTTTGATGTGCAGTATGGTTTGTTCAAGGTATCTGATCTTTTGTCCGTTTCATTGATTATGCAATAGTGCCAGCTGTAGTCACTATCATACTCAATGGCTCAATGCAATAGCACTAGTATAATCTATGGTGTTGTGCTGGCAGCCTGACTCGCAATACCTAAAACCTTCTAAGTGTGCAATGTACTTTCCTTACTGTTTTACAGTGTGGAGAATGTCTAGTGATTTGCATATCAATTATAGAGCCTCACATGTTTCTTTTCTAATGCTTTTGCAGGAGACAGCTGATCATCTTCTATACCCAAACCCTGGATCTGGATTGGTCCATGAACAACATCtgcaatattttcattttcttggcAGTCTCCTCGGGAAGGTactttgatcattcatctttttttttcaactgcTGACTGCTGAGCAGAACATAATAGAGCTTAATTAAGTGAATCTTCACAAATTGTACATGCCATTTTTGCATCTTCCTCTTTGTGGAAGTGGAAGCTACAATCATGGCATACCCTCATATGACTTTTGCTTTCTGTCATCTAAAATGAATAATTTGAGTATTTTAGTACTATTATTGCATTTTCTGTTGTCTTGAGTTGAATGCATGTTGTGTGATGGAACGTGTTGCCTCTCAATCCATTGTTAAATTGATGTATGGTAAGTTCTGTTACTGGGGGCCGGGGACGATGCGGGATGATGTTCCAAACGCAGATTGATATGGCTTGGCCTATGTCGGCGAGGCGTACGTAAAGGAGACACCAACACAAAAGCAGAGGACAGTTGAGAACGTAATGGATAACGAAGAACACGATTGACGGATGTCAGATCGCCGGCGACAGGAAGGTCCTGTGCCAGGTCGAAGATGACACCGCCCCTTCTAGGGAGATATCAATTCATTTGATAGTTTTCCCAAGGATTACAGCCGACCTTTATAGGTTAGGCCCAAACCAAAAACTAACCTTCCAAACTAATAAAACCTTCCAATCTAATAAAAccttctaaaaataaataaaacacatctAATTAAGTGCCACTGGGCTCTTTTTCTCACCAGGAGGCTGCTGCCGGCGGTATACTTTACCGACAAAGGCGTCGGTAACACAGATGGTTCGTTGTCTTGATAAGGTGGAGCAATGGAGGGAAATGAGAAGCGCTAGGGATGGGGAACGCACCAGCTGTCGCCGCCAAGGGATGATCGGGGAGCGCTGATGCCGTTGCCACTGAGGAAAGACAGGGGAGCACCTCATTGTTGAGGGAGCTGGGGAAGCGTCGCTGCAGTCATGCTGGGGGAGGATGGAGTTGCACCCCCGCCATCTTGCCAAGGGGGGCTGGGGGAACATAGGTGCTGAGTGAGGACAGGGGTAGCATCATCGTCGTCAGAGTTGGACCAAGTGAGGCTGAGAGCGCTGTCTTGACTGTTGATGGGGAATTGGGAATGGCCGATGGGTTGATAAAATATCTGGGAGTCCCTCTTTTTTCAGTTTAGCCCTTTGACTTTGTAAATATCAAGAAAACTCTTCCCTTCAGTTGAATTCTTCCATATAAGCCCTAAagcttatatttatttcaggTGAAGCTTATTCTTTGGACTAAGGAGTAAGAAATATTCTCTAGGTCTGTCATTCCGGAACATCATCCTGAAAATATTTGGTTCTCGACCCATGTCCCTAACTAGAGTTCCAAAGTATACCCCTGTTGTTCTAGGTTTTTAAAAATGGCGTCCCATGTTCTGCGTTCCCATTCCTCAATATATCGACCTGAGAACTTTTGCGACTTAAATAACATCATTACATCAATGTGAAATATGATTGCAATAAGGAGCATTTACCTGCTGTCTGGTTCATGTTCTGCAAAAAACGTGTATAACCATACCCTTGCACCTTAATGTGTTAGGTCCACATGCAATAGCATGCTATTTAGAATAACTTAGCTTCTGGAAACATCTTTATTGTATCTCTATATACCGTGTTCACATTCTGATATTCTTGTGATATGCTGCATAGGTTGCTCTGGAATGTAACATCAATCCATTATATTAATCCTCTGCATGTGATTACTTGAGCTAAATTGTCTTTGTGACATTCTTCTTTGGACTCATACCTGTATATTACAGAAATAAATATCCAGAGTGATGGTCTAGTGTGCTCTTGATTTGCCTTTGAGGGCACGGTTCCAAAATGGAACTTTAAtgaacattttcttttcatgaaaTGTTGTTCAGTCAACAATTCATTGGAAGTACTTTCATATGCAAACATCTAAGTTGATAATTATTTGTTGATAAACATCAGaacatgtaaatataaaaaaaatcttggcgcgtgaatataaaaatcaatctGAAGGTGTTTCATGCGAGTAAATCTCTAGATATAACTTTCTTCACCCTGGAGTTTCCATCTCGTGTGTGTTATAATTAAGTGtcagttaaatatttaaatctgTGTGCTGACAGCTGTAATCTAATGCCTTATTTTGTTCCAAATTTCTCTAATGACAGTCACATTTGTCTTGTATATTTCCTTCTAGTTTTCCTGATATTTTGGCTACAATCTGATATATGCTTGTCTGTTTGATTCGTGGCTCCAGGCAATCTATGAGGGCATACTTGTTGATCTGCCATTTGCAACATTCTTCTTGAGCAAGCTAAAACACAAGTATGCCTCTCTGTGTATGCTCAATTTTACTTCGTTTATTTGAAGCATCATGCTCCATTATACTTGCTATGTTTTACTTTGGATGATTGAATCTGGTACTTTGCTTTTAATCAGGTACAACTTCTTAAATGATCTGCCTTCATTGGATCCAGAATTGTATCGGCATCTTCTGTCTTTAAAGGTTTGAGTCTGTTTCCATTTATTTGTGAAGTAGAAAATGGCTCTTGACAGTTTTA
Encoded proteins:
- the LOC102701079 gene encoding E3 ubiquitin-protein ligase UPL6; translated protein: MFFSGDPTARKRVDLGGRSNKERDRQVLLEQTREERRRRLGLRLQNNSATKIQKCFRGRRDLELARSEVRGNFCSTFGENCQRVDWSSFGANSDFLRQFLFFFNAKKDSDIAMLYQVCNLLLEYVKHGGDVLKLFGGINYSSVEPLVVHRVKKLALVCAQTVHQKRHDWGSQLLMPSESTPKLSASLLETVACLINPKLPWNCKVVGYLQRKKIYCLFRGIIVSIPQTARNLEHHNNTSALEQVLMLTASHIGHDPCCCPVVDPRWSFSSQLLSIPFLWHRLPHFKKVFSANGLSKYYIHQIACFLPSCADVLPNDISSNHPGYACVLANVLEAATWILSEPKFASETASDIIAVCTSLLDSLPTITSPTGRVDDEDDTPMDDVINGLDADLERQITAAIDSRLLQHLVNALFKGTLSTNYSDPTGPSDVEVEAVGSICAFLHVTFNTLPAERIMTGLAYRTEIVPALWNFIKRCNENQSWPQFSKFVPSLPADAVGWLLPVSVFCPIYKHMLKIIDNGEFYEQEKPLSLKDLKSLVLILKKALWELLWVIPAHASPAKKVLPSPSGLKKLSIENVKIGARIGLSELLAQLQDWNNRLPFTSSNDFYSQQATSENFVSQALLGNTRASEIIKLAPFLAPFTSRVKIFTSQLVNSRQLTTSHSALTRHRFKIRRNRLLEDAFDQLSMLSEEDLKGPIRVVFVNEHGVEEAGIDGGGIFKDFMENITRAAFDVQYGLFKETADHLLYPNPGSGLVHEQHLQYFHFLGSLLGKAIYEGILVDLPFATFFLSKLKHKYNFLNDLPSLDPELYRHLLSLKHYDGDISQLELYFVIVNNEYGEQSEEELLPGGRDMRVTNENVITYIHLVANHRLNYQIRAQSTHFLRGFQQLIPNEWINMFNEHEIQVLISGSLESLDIDDLRSNTNYSGGYHPDHDLIDIFWEVLKNFSSHNQKKFLKFVTGCSRGPLLGFQYLEPKFCIQRAGIPGMEEEDEDRLPTSATCMNLLKLPPYKNKAQLETKLLYAINAEAGFDLS